The sequence AATATGGCCCCTCGTGGGCGCCGAGTCGCTCCTGCTGGCCGTGGCGGCTGTGCCCGGCCCGAACTGGGCACGTGTGGGGTTGGCGGCGGCCGCGATGGGCGTCCAAAGCGCGCAGGGCATGCGGCTCGGCATCAACGGGGTGCCCACCACGGTGGTCACCGGCACGCTGACCCGGTTGTTCGCCCGAAGCAGTGAGAGCTCCCATCGGCGACGAGGTTCGAGGCTGCTCGCCCTGGCCTGGCTGTTGTACATGATCGGAGCCATCGTCGGCGCGACCGGTACGGGCCTCTGGTCGTTCACCACGATCTGTTTGTGCGCTGCGGCGACGACCGGACTGGGTGCCGCCGCGAGAAAGCCGAGGAACGGATGACCACGCGGCCCTCCCGGCCGTGCTCCGGTGCTGACCGGCGGTCGGGGACCCGGAT is a genomic window of Actinomadura citrea containing:
- a CDS encoding YoaK family protein, encoding MRRKRCLPEIGPVGLALVLTTVAGLVDAAAYLALGGVFVANQTGNCVLLAIGIAERLPLGDALPGPNRGVSEPLTSLAAFCVGVAAAGWLDSRILGRLTAIWPLVGAESLLLAVAAVPGPNWARVGLAAAAMGVQSAQGMRLGINGVPTTVVTGTLTRLFARSSESSHRRRGSRLLALAWLLYMIGAIVGATGTGLWSFTTICLCAAATTGLGAAARKPRNG